The genomic stretch GTCTGCCCAGAGCCACGGTTCTGGTGACATCCGTTGTCCCGTCCAGATAGTGGGCACCCGAGTCCACCAGAAGAAGCCCCTCAGGGCCAAGCTCCAAGTCCGTTTCACTGGTGGGCCTGAAGTGCACCACTGCCCCATGGGGGCCATAGGCCACTATGGTTTCAAAGCTCGGCCCAGCATAATGCTCCAGGGAAGCTCTAAGCTGATCCAGATATCTGGCAACCTTTGTCTCCGTGAGTCCCCCCCTGGGGACCTCCATTTCCAGCCATCTGAGAAAGCGAACCAAGGCCACAGCATCTCTCCTGTGACAGGAAGCCATGCCCTTTCTTTCCACGGAATTCTTTACAGCCTTCAGGAGGGCCACTGGACTTCGATATTCTCTGATGGGGCTCCCCTCTCCCAAAAGTTGCTTTACCCAATGGCTTGTTCTTGCCGGATCGATCATGAGCCTTGTTGTCTTGGAGGTCAGCTCCTGGAGAAAACTGCCCAGGTGCTCATAGCAATGTATCTGTACCCAAGGGGAGATCATGACACGGGCCTGAGGATCTAGCCTGGTTGAGTCCACAAAGAGAAAAGCTTGCTCCCGCGTTATCACCATGTAGCTTTGGAAAACAGGGTTATAGGGCACGTCAGAGCCCCTTAGGTTCAGAAGCCATGCTATCTCGTCCAACGCCCCTGTAACCATGGCATCCACACCTTTTTTCTCCAACTCCTGTCTGACCAGGCTCAGCTTTTCCCCCGCATCCATACCAGCAAAGCCTTTGTCCAGGTGGAATATGGGGCCATTGGGTGGGCAAGGCCGCCCATCCCAGATCAGATCCACAAGGTTCTCCTCCAGAGGGCAAAGTAATATCCCGAAAGGCTCTAACCTTTCCTCCATCTTCTTGAAGTCCTGGATGGAGACCAGTCTTGGATCCAGGCCCATTTTTTGGCCTGCCGAGAGTTTCTTGCAGAGCAACTCCTCCAGCTCCTCCACTCCTTCCACACCAGCCCTCATCAAGGTGAAGTGGTCTGGATCCAGCTCCTGACTGGCCTGCAGGTGATAGCGGCCGTCCGTCCACAGGAAGGCCTCGCTATGAGTCACCAGCAGAGTTGCAGCCGAGCCGCTAAAGCCGCTCAGCCACTCAATTCTTCTGGCATGCTCTGGCACATACTCGCTTTGGTGCTCATCCGTAGAGGGCACCAAGTAAGCAGAAATGTTTCTTTGAGCCATGAGCTTTCTGATGGAAGAAAGTCTTTCCCCGGCTGAAGCCATGAGCTCCCCTTGATCGCCTGGATCTGAAAGAATCACGGACTCGAGTTCTTCCAGCTATTTTTTCAATGTAGAGGCCGGCCTGAGAAACAGTCAAGGTTTTAAACTAACCGCTGGGCTCCGTGGGCTAAGCCTTCCAGGGGA from bacterium encodes the following:
- a CDS encoding aminopeptidase P family protein, with the protein product MASAGERLSSIRKLMAQRNISAYLVPSTDEHQSEYVPEHARRIEWLSGFSGSAATLLVTHSEAFLWTDGRYHLQASQELDPDHFTLMRAGVEGVEELEELLCKKLSAGQKMGLDPRLVSIQDFKKMEERLEPFGILLCPLEENLVDLIWDGRPCPPNGPIFHLDKGFAGMDAGEKLSLVRQELEKKGVDAMVTGALDEIAWLLNLRGSDVPYNPVFQSYMVITREQAFLFVDSTRLDPQARVMISPWVQIHCYEHLGSFLQELTSKTTRLMIDPARTSHWVKQLLGEGSPIREYRSPVALLKAVKNSVERKGMASCHRRDAVALVRFLRWLEMEVPRGGLTETKVARYLDQLRASLEHYAGPSFETIVAYGPHGAVVHFRPTSETDLELGPEGLLLVDSGAHYLDGTTDVTRTVALGRPTPLQKELFTRVLKGHIMLAGLNFPKGTTGKQLDALARTYLWHSGLDYRHGTGHGIGCYLNVHEGPQAISPKDTGVALEEGMFVTNEPGYYQQGEFGIRLENVMMVERAEELDSEYGPFLRFKTITMVPFDRKLINLKMLTARERDWVDQYHKQIMLSLGPELEPEEAAWLERATRPL